The DNA sequence GGGGAGGAACTGGTGGAGGTAGTACTGGCCCGTCTTCTCGTCCAGGGTCCAGGCGGGGCCGCCGAAGAAGCTCTGCCAGTTGTTGGGGGGGCCGCCATGGGGGGCGGGGTCGGCCCAGACGTACCAGTCCCGCTTAGGGCTTTCCCGGGAGGCGCGGGCCTCGAGGAACCAGGGGTGCTGGTCCGAGGTGTGGTTCGGCACCAGGTCCACGAGGACCCTTAGCCCCAGGGCGTGGGCCTCCTGGAGGAGCCGGTCAAAGTCCTCCAGGGTGCCGAACAGGGGGTCCACGTCGCAGTAGTCGGACACGTCATAACCGAAGTCCCGCATGGGGCTTTTGTAAAAGGGGGAGAGCCAAAGGGCGTCCACCCCCAGCCCCTTGAGGTAGGGAAGCCTCCGCCGGACCCCCTCGAGGTCCCCCACCCCGTCCCCGTTGGTGTCCTGGAAGCTCCGGGGGTAGACCTGGTAGATGACCGCCTCTTTCCACCACATGGCGCCAGTTTAGCATGGAAGCGCTACCTCACCCTTGGGGTGGGCTTTTCCACGTCTTCGTAGCTGCCCCACCCTGGTAGGGCGTTTTCCAAAGGCCTCAGCAGGCCGGAAAGGCTTCACCCGGGCCCCTATCCTGGCTGGCGCCAGGATAGGGTGGTAAAAGGCGCTACTCCCGCAGGATGGCCTCGATCTTTTCCAGGGCCTCCCGGGGCAGGTCCACCCCTGCCGCCCCCAGGCTCTCCCGGATCTGCTCGGGCCGGGTGGCCCCGGTGATGGCGCTGGAGATCCCGGGAAGCCTCAGGACCCAGGCCAGGGCCAGCTGGGTGCGGGTGAGGCCGAGCTCGTCCGCCACTTCCTTGAGCTTCAGGACCTTCTTCCGGTTCTCCTCGGTGAAGTAGCGCTCCCGGAGTTGATCGTAGCGGGCGAAGCGGCTATTTTCAGGGATGCCCGCATCGTACTTGCCGGTGAGCATCCCCTGGGCCAGGGGGCTCCAGACCACCAGGCCCATCCCGAAGCGCTCCGCCTCAGGCAGGATCTCGTTTTCCACCCGCTCCCGGTAGAGCATGGAGTACTGGGGCTGCTCCACCACGGGGGGGTGGAGGCCGTTTTCCCGGGCGAAGGTCACCGCCTCGGCGATGCGGGCCGCGGGCCACTCCGAGGTGCCCCAGTATAGGGCGTAGCCCCTCTCCACGATGGTGTGCATGGCGTAGACGATCTCCTCCATGGGAACCTCGGGGTCGTAGCGGTGGGCGAAGAAGAGGTCCACGTAGTCGGTCCGGAGCCGCTTCAGGCTCTTGGTGATGCTCTCCAAAAGGTGCTTGCGGCTAAGGCCCCGGTCGTTCGGGTCCTCGGACATGGGCCAGTAGGCCTTGGTGGAGAGGACCAGGGTGTGGCGGGGGAAGTCCTTTAGGACCTCTCCCATGATCTCCTCCGCCAGGCCCCGGGCGTAGACGTCGGCGTTGTCAAAGAAGTTCACCCCGGCCTCGTAGGCGATCTTCACGATCTCCCGGACCGTTTCCTTGTCCTTCACCGCGTCCCCGAAGGTGACCCAGGCCCCCAGGGAGATCTCCGAGACCTTGAGGCCCCACTTGCCGAGCTTTCGGTAGCGCATCTCGCCCATGGCCCTTGGAGTTTACTCTATGAACCGGGGATTGACCAGCGGGTCAGTATCAATTCCCCTACCTATGCGTTCCGAGGAGGGATTGAAGCGGAAAGAGGGTGCAGAAAAACGGAGAACCCCTAGCGAGGTACCTGAATACAGGCTTCCGCGGTGGAAGGGTTGTTCACGTCCAAGGGGGTCAGCCGGAGGCACACCTCCTTTTCCGCCCACCCGGGCAGGGTTAGGAGGGCGGTATAGAGGGGCTGGGAGTAAGGACTTTCCAGCTCGGTCACCGGTAGAGGAACGGGGGCTCCCCCGGATGTCCCCTCTAAGCGGAAACGCCGGGCCCAGGTCCATTCGGCGAAGGTGAGTTGGAGCGTCTCCGGTCCAGCCGGGTCCAGCCTTAGGAGGGCAGTGGTGCCCGGATAGCGGTAGCAAGCCCGGGTGTAGGCCGTTTCGTAAGCCTCCCCCCCGCCCAGGAGGAAGCGGAGCTTCGCCGTCTCAATCCCGGGTTCCTGGCAGGCCTTGGCGCGGAAGCTCACCTGGCCCGAGCTTCCTGCCAGGATCTCCGTTGTGTCGGGCGTGGCCGCCTCCAGCCAGCCTCCTTGAACTTCCACTCTCTCTAGCTGCACGGGTATCGCCCCCACGTTGCGAAGCTCTTGGCTGAAGGTGTACCCCGTGGTGAAGGTGGTTTGGTGGAACCACCAGCGCAGGCGCACCAGCGGTGTTCCGTAGTAAGTCCGGATAGCGGCGATGTCCCCTGGGCTCAGACCCTGCCTCTGTCCAAGGCGCTCCGGGGGAATCCCGTTTTTGGGGAGGATGGTGTACCCGCCATTCTTGGAGAAAGCTTTGGCGTGGTAGTGCATGATGGAGTCGTAGTCGTAAGCTCCTTGAAGCCGTCCGTTGAGGCCGATTTTCTGAAACTGAGAGCGATGCTCCTCCACTATGTTCTCCCAGAGGATGTCTACATATTCGTCCCGGTCCGCTCGGCTCTGCTCATGCCAGAAGCCCAGGGCATGGAGGATTTCGTGAAGTACGGTCCCCATGGGGGGGACGCCGTCTTTCCCGCAGTAGACGTCCAGGTCCTGGGCACCGCTTACGCGGCCAAGGTAGGACCAGCAAGTTTCAGGCTTCCCGTCGCTAATGAAGCGCACGTAGTCGGGCTCGGAGGTGCGCTCCACCATGCGGATGGGGGTGTGGGTGTGAAGGTGGGCGATGGCCTCCTGGATGCGTTGCCTCTGAGTCTCGCTAACTCCGGGGTCCACGGTGTAGGGGACTACGCCTCCGGGCCAGAGCTGTCCCCGAGAGACAGGCTCCAGGGTTGCCCCTTGGGGGGCGAGGACTCGAGGAGACCCTCTGGGCACCAGGATGTCCCCTTCCACAAGGAGGTGATCCGGAGCCCAAGGAACCACTTGACCTGTAACCCAAGCCTCCCGGCCGTCCGGAAGGACAACCCAGGCTGTTTCCCAGCGGAGATCCGTCTTCGGTGCGTCCTTTGGTGGATGAACGAGGCCGCATCCCCCAAGCAAAAGCAAAACTCCAGTCAAAATCCCAATCAGCAACAAGCTCTTCCCGCGCATCCTTTTACCTCCCACAACCGGCGAGACACGGAGCCGCGGCCAAGGTGAACTCCCGCTGGCGCACCTTGGAACTCAGTTTGACTTCCAGGCGGGCTGGGAAGGCCAAGTAGGTCCAGACCTCATTTGGGTCCGGTCCTTCCAGGACCAGCACCAGCCGGTCCAAGGTGGAAAGATCCGGCCTGTAGGTGTAAGACACCTGGTCCGGGGCGCTTCCCACCAAAGGGCTTGTCAAGCGCACCTCCAGGGCCTCGAGAGGTGCGTTGAACCCCTCCGAGACGAGGAGGGGGACTTCCAGGAAAACGCGGCTTCCTGCGGGTACCACTATGAGGTCGGGCAAGGCCCCGAGGTCAAACTCCCCAAGGATAACGTTGTATTGGGCTACGGCGCGGAGGTTTCCTCGGATTTCTAGGGTACACGACCCGAAGCCTTGACAGGCTCCATCCCAGCCGCCGAAGTAGTGATCCGAATCAGGCAAAGGGACGAGAGTCACTCGGGTTCCGGCAGGATAGGAGAAGGAGCAGGTCATGCCCCCGGGACAAATGCCTCCCGGTGTGACTTCAACCTTCCCTCCGGGAGCCACCTCCACGGTGAGGGCGTACTTCGGTTGCTGATTGCAGGCTGAAAGGAGAAAAGCAAAGCCAATAAGCGCTGCGTGAACTGCCTTTCGCATATCAGGACCCCCTTTCGGCCGGGAAGACGGCCTTGAGCTAGAGTATAGGAGGCTATCTACCCCTCTGACTATGCCAAATAGAGGAGGTGCCATGAAGCAAACCGTGAGCACCCCCTCTACCTTGACGCGGGAACCTTTCTCATAGGGGGCCTTGCTTCTCAAGGGTTAGTCTAGCCGGTCGGTTCAGTCCTCCACCTCGAGCACTCCGCCCGGGGCCTGGAAGCCGATCCGCTTGTGGGTGCCGTCGCAGAAGGGCTTGTTGGCCGAGCCCCCGCAGCGGCAGAGGAAGACCCGGGGCCGCTCCAGCACCTCTTCCTTCTCCCCCACCTTGAGCCGGAACCGGGCGCCTTCCACCCGGATGGGTCCGTTCTCCAAGAACTCCAGCCTCATGCCCCCAGTCTATGCAAAAGCCGGGCCAAAAGGAGGAGGATTTGCACCGCGTGGAAGACCCGCATAGGGTAGACTCTAGGCGATGAAAAAGTTTATCCGGGTTCTCACGTGGCTGGCCCTGGGCGTTTTGGTCCTGGCCGGGCTCGCCGGGCTTTCCGCCCACCTCTTTCTCCGCTCCACCTGGCCGCAGGAGGCGGGCCGCCTGGCCCTCGGGGGCCTTACCGGGCCGGTGGTGGTGGAGCGGGACGGGCATGGGGTGGTGCGCGTCCGGGCGGAGAGCCTCGAGGACCTCCTCTTCGCCCAGGGGGTGGTCCACGCCCAGGAGCGGCTCTGGCAGATGGAGTTTCAGCGCCGGGTGGGGCAGGGGCGGCTTTCCGAGGTCCTGGGAGAGGCCACGCTTCCCCAGGACCGCTTCCTAAGGACTTGGGGGTTCTACCGGGCGGCCCAGGCGGCCTACGCCCGCCTCCTGCCCGAGGAGAAGCGGGCGGTGGACGCCTACGTGGCCGGGGTCAACGCCTATTTGGCCACCCGGCCGCCCCTTCCTTTGGAGTTCCGCCTCCTGGGCTTCCAGCCCGAGCCCTGGACCGGCCCGGACGTTTTGGTCTGGGCCAAGATGATGAGCTACGACCTCTCCGCCAACTGGGACACGGAGCTCCTCCGCTACCGCCTCCTGGCCCGGGGGCTTTCCCCCGAGCGGATCGCCCAGCTCCTCCCCCCTTACCCCGAGGACGCCCCCACCATCCTGCGGGAACCCGCTCTGCCCAAGGAGGAGGAGAAGCCCCTCAAGGCCCTTTTGGACCTCTCCCGGAGGCTTCCCCGCTTCCTCGAGGCCAGCAACAACTGGGTGGTGGCGGGAAGCCGCACCGCCACCGGCAAGCCCTTCCTGGCCGACGATCCCCACCTGAGCCTGGGGGTTCCTTCCCTCTGGTTCCTCATGGCCCTCGAGGCCCCGGGGTTTAAGGCCATCGGGGCCAGCCTCCCCGGGGTGCCCGGGATCGTCATCGGCCGGAACGAGCGCATCGCCTGGGGGGTGACCAACGTGGGGGCGGACGTTCAGGACCTCTACGTGATGGAGGAGGCCCCCGGCGGGTACCGGTACAAGGGCCGGGTGGTGCCCTACCGGGTGCGGGAGGAGGTCATCCGGGTCAAGGGGGGAAGGGAGGAGCGGCTTAAGGTGCGGGAGACGGTCTACGGCCCGGTCATCTCCGACGCCCTGGAGGACCGGCCCAAGAACCCCCTCGCCCTTCGCTGGGTGAGCCTGGACCCGGAGGACCACATCCTGATGGCCTACCTGGGGATCAACCGGGCGAGCAAATGGGATGAGTTCCAAAAGGCCCTCTCCTACTACTCCGCCCCGAGCCAGAACTTCGTCTACGCCGACGTGGACGGGAACATCGGCTACACCGCCCCCGGCAGGTTCCCCATCCGCAGGCCGGGCCACACCGGCCTTTACCCGGTGCCGGGCACGGGGGAGTGGGACTGGCAGGGCTTCGTCCCCTACGAGGCCTGGCCCCGCGCCTTCAACCCCAAGGAGGGGTATGTGGTCACCGCCAACCACCGGGTGACCCCGCCCGGCTACCCCTACACCCTGGCCCTGGAGTGGGCCGAGCCCTACCGGGCCCGGCGCATAGAGGAGATGCTCCGGGCCAAGCCGCGCCTTTCCCTGGAGGACATGAAGGCCGTCCAGCTGGACCAGAAGAGCCTCCTTTACCAGGACTTCCGCCCCGTCCTCGAGGCCCTCACCCCCCTTTCGGAAAGGGGCCGAACCTGGCGGGCGCGGCTTCTCGCCTGGGACGGGACCATGGCGCCGAGCTCGGAGGAGGCCCTGGCCTTCGCCCTCTGGTACACCGAGCTCACCCGCCTGCCCGAGCGGGAGGTGGGCGAGGCCCACTGGGACGAGCCCCGCTACCTCCTGAGGGCCTTCAAGGAGGGGGACAAGAACTGCGACCAGCCCGGGACCGAGTACCAGGAGACCTGCCTGGACTTCGCCGCCTTGGCCCTGGAGCGGGCTTTGGAGCGGAAGGAGGCCCTGAAGGCGAAAACGTGGGGGGAGGTCCACCGGGCCACCTTCGCCCACCCCGTCCTTTCCCACACGCCCCTTTCGCGCCTCTCGGACCGGGAGGTGGCCTTCGGAGGGGACCGGTACACGGTGAACGTGGGCCCCTTTGACCCCGCTACCTTGCGGATGACCAAGGGGCCCAGCTACCGGCAGATCGTGGACCTGGCCGACCCCGAGGCCTCCCTCTTCGTCCACCCCATGGGCCAGTCGGGCCACCTCCTCGCCCCCCACGCCGCCGACCTCCTGCCCCTTTGGGCCCGGGGGGAGTACCTCCCCATGCGCTTCGCCGAGCCGCCAAGGCGGCAGCTGGTCCTCGAGCCCCTGAGGTGATGCCCTTTCTCCTGTTTCCTTCGCATACGCGGTCCCGTCAAAAGACTTAGGAAAGGCTTTACCGGGGCCCCCATCCTGGCGCAAGCCAGGATGGGGTGGTATGATGCCTTCTACTCCTCTTGCTCGTGTCCGTTTTCCAGGGCCTGGAAGTGGGCCAGGGCCTCCTTCACCCGGGCGTGGAAGCCCATGAACCCCTGGGCGCGCATCCCGAAGAGGAGCTCGATCGCCTGGTCCACGTTTTTCACCGCGTAGAGGTGGAACTCTCCTCCTTCCACCGCCTCCACCACCTCCCGCCTTAAGGTGAGGTGGCGGAGGTTGGCCTCGGGCAGGACCACCCCTTGGGTCCCCGTCAGGCCCTGGAGCCGGCAGAGCCGGTAAAACCCCTCCACCTTCTCCGCCACCCGGCCCACCGCCAGGACCCGGCCCGTCTGGTCTATGGCCCCGGTGACCGCCAGGTCCTGCCTGAGGGGAAGGCCGCTGATGGCGGACAGGACGGCCAAAAGCTCGGCCAGCCCCGCCGAGTCCCCCTCGAGGCCCCCGTAGTTCTGCTCAAAGACCAGGCTCACCGTGGCCGAGAGGGCCCCCACCTCGGAGTAGGTGCCCCGGAGGTAGCCGGCCAGGGTCAGGACCGCCTTGTGGAAGAGCTGCCCTCCCAGGCCCACCTCCCGGTCAATGGACAGGACCCCCTCCCGGCCGGGGGCAGCCCGGGCGGTGATCCGGACCACCCGGCCCTGGGGGATGGGGCCCTCCAGGACCACCAGGCCGTTGATCTCCCCCACGGCCAGGCCCTGGGTGGTGAGGGAGAGCACCCCCTCCTCCACCTCCCGGCGGTAGGTCTCCTCCTCCAGGGCGAACCGCTCCTCCCGCGCCCTTAGGGCCTTCTCCACCCCTTCCCGGTCCACCGGGTCCTGGTGGGTCTGGGCCTCCTTGGCCAGGTCCAAAAGCCGGAAGAGGCGGGCATCCATCCGTTCCAGGTGCTCCGCCTGCCGCCGGGCCTCGTCCACCAAGGCGGCCAGCCCCCCCGGGGTGAGGCGGACCCCCTGGGCCTCCAGGAACCCCCCGAGCTGGGCGGCGTTCTCCCGGGTGTAGGGGAGGTCGGGGCTGAACTCCACGCGGACCCCAAAGAGCTCCAGAAACTCCTCGTCCTCCTCTAAGAAGGCGAAGACCTCGGGCGGCCCCACCAGAAAGACCTGGGCGGTGAGGGGGGCGGGCTTGATCCGGGGGCCCTTGGCCTCGAGGCGCTTGACCGGCTCCACCTCCTTCTGCCTCAGGGCCTGCTTGAGCAAGGGGTAGCTCCCGTACTCCAGGAGCTTGGCCGCCTCCAGGACCAAAAACCCCCCCGTGGCCCGCAGGAGGGCGCCGGGCTGGAGGAGGCCCAGGTGGGTGGAAAGCCCCCCGTCCTTCTGCTCGTACTCCAGGTGGCCGAAGAGCCGCTCCGGGGTGGGGAGGGGCTCAAAGACCAGGCGGCTTGGCCCCTCCACCAGAAGCCGGGGCAGGACCTCCTCCGCCGCCACCTCCTCCTCCAGGGCCGCGGCCAGGAGGAGGCGCTCCAGCAGCCAGTCCAGGTACCGGCCCACCTGGGGGAAGCCCTCCTTGAGCCGCCCCACCCGGGGGGCCAAAAGGCGCTCGGCGAAGGCCCGCCTCAGGGCCGCCACCTCCGCCTGGGCCCTCTGGGCGGCCTCGAGGTAGGCCAGGACCGTCTCCTCCAGCTTCAAGGAGAGCTCCGCAGGCAAGGGCCCCTTGCCGGAAAGCCTCAGCCCCTCCTCCTCTTCCTCCAGGACGTACCCGTGGCGGCGGGCCTCCTCGGAAAGCTCCTCCAAGAGCTCCTCCGCCTCCTTGCGGTGCCGGGCCTCGGCCAGGGCCTTGGCGTAGAGGAAGGCCCGCTCCCGGAAGAGGGCGGGGGAGAACTCGCCCAGAAGGGCCTCCACCCCCTCTAGAAGCTCCCGGCCCGCCCCCGGGGGGAGGAGGGCCGGAACCCCCTCCCCCCCTAGGGGGAGGTAGACCAGCTCCAGGGCCTCCACGGGCCGGGTCCTTAGGAGGGCCTCGAGGTGGTGGCGCTTGCCGAGCCCGCTCGGCCCCACCAGATAGGCGTGGGCCTTGAGCCTCAGGGCGTCCTCCAGGGCCCTAAGGGCCCGCTCCTGCCCGAAGAAGGGCCGGGGGGGGCTGGGGGAGATGGGAGGGGTGAACCACTGGACCGCCCGCACCTGCATGGCCTTTACTATACTGGGGCCAAAGGGGGGATTTTCGTGAAGCCACGCGTTCTGGGAATGATTCTGGCAGGAGGCCAGGGGAGCCGCCTCTACCCCCTCACGGCCAAGCGGGCCAAGCCCGCGGTGCCCTTCGGGGCCAAGTACCGCATCATTGACTTCGTCCTGAACAACTTCGTCAACTCGGGGATCTACAGCATTTACGTCCTGACCCAGTTCAAGGCCCAGTCCCTCACCGAGCACATCCAGCGCTACTGGCGCTTCGGGGCCTTCTTGGAGGACCATTTCATCCTCCTGGTCCCCGCCCAGATGTACCGGTACGAGGAGCTGGGCCCGGTCTGGTACCGGGGGACGGCGGACGCCATCTACCAGAACCTCCACCTGGTCCAGAACCACGCCCCCGAGGCGGTGGCGGTCTTCGGGGGGGACCACATCTTCAAGATGAACATCATGCACATGGTGGAGTACCACCTGGAGAAGCGGGCCGACGTGACCATCGCCGCCTACCCGGTCCCCCTGGCCGAGGCGAGCCGTTTCGGGGTCTTGCAGGTAGACCCCGAGTGGCGCATCACCGAGTTCCAGGAGAAGCCCAAGGAGCCCAGGCCCATCCCCAACCGGCCGGACTGGGCCCTGGCCTCCATGGGGAACTACATCTTCCGCACCGAGGCCCTGTTTGAGCTTCTGGAGGCGGACGCCAAGGACACCACCAGCAGCCACGACTTCGGCAAGGACGTCATCCCCCGGGCCCTTAAGGAGGGGTACCGGGTCTACGCCTACGACTTCCGCCGCAACCCCATCCCCGGCCAGGAGGGGGAGAACACCTACTGGCGGGACGTGGGGACTTTGGACGCCTACTTTGAGGCCAGCATGGACCTGGTCAAGGTGG is a window from the Thermus filiformis genome containing:
- a CDS encoding aldo/keto reductase family protein, with translation MGEMRYRKLGKWGLKVSEISLGAWVTFGDAVKDKETVREIVKIAYEAGVNFFDNADVYARGLAEEIMGEVLKDFPRHTLVLSTKAYWPMSEDPNDRGLSRKHLLESITKSLKRLRTDYVDLFFAHRYDPEVPMEEIVYAMHTIVERGYALYWGTSEWPAARIAEAVTFARENGLHPPVVEQPQYSMLYRERVENEILPEAERFGMGLVVWSPLAQGMLTGKYDAGIPENSRFARYDQLRERYFTEENRKKVLKLKEVADELGLTRTQLALAWVLRLPGISSAITGATRPEQIRESLGAAGVDLPREALEKIEAILRE
- a CDS encoding M12 family metallopeptidase yields the protein MRGKSLLLIGILTGVLLLLGGCGLVHPPKDAPKTDLRWETAWVVLPDGREAWVTGQVVPWAPDHLLVEGDILVPRGSPRVLAPQGATLEPVSRGQLWPGGVVPYTVDPGVSETQRQRIQEAIAHLHTHTPIRMVERTSEPDYVRFISDGKPETCWSYLGRVSGAQDLDVYCGKDGVPPMGTVLHEILHALGFWHEQSRADRDEYVDILWENIVEEHRSQFQKIGLNGRLQGAYDYDSIMHYHAKAFSKNGGYTILPKNGIPPERLGQRQGLSPGDIAAIRTYYGTPLVRLRWWFHQTTFTTGYTFSQELRNVGAIPVQLERVEVQGGWLEAATPDTTEILAGSSGQVSFRAKACQEPGIETAKLRFLLGGGEAYETAYTRACYRYPGTTALLRLDPAGPETLQLTFAEWTWARRFRLEGTSGGAPVPLPVTELESPYSQPLYTALLTLPGWAEKEVCLRLTPLDVNNPSTAEACIQVPR
- a CDS encoding CDGSH iron-sulfur domain-containing protein — protein: MRLEFLENGPIRVEGARFRLKVGEKEEVLERPRVFLCRCGGSANKPFCDGTHKRIGFQAPGGVLEVED
- a CDS encoding penicillin acylase family protein; this encodes MKKFIRVLTWLALGVLVLAGLAGLSAHLFLRSTWPQEAGRLALGGLTGPVVVERDGHGVVRVRAESLEDLLFAQGVVHAQERLWQMEFQRRVGQGRLSEVLGEATLPQDRFLRTWGFYRAAQAAYARLLPEEKRAVDAYVAGVNAYLATRPPLPLEFRLLGFQPEPWTGPDVLVWAKMMSYDLSANWDTELLRYRLLARGLSPERIAQLLPPYPEDAPTILREPALPKEEEKPLKALLDLSRRLPRFLEASNNWVVAGSRTATGKPFLADDPHLSLGVPSLWFLMALEAPGFKAIGASLPGVPGIVIGRNERIAWGVTNVGADVQDLYVMEEAPGGYRYKGRVVPYRVREEVIRVKGGREERLKVRETVYGPVISDALEDRPKNPLALRWVSLDPEDHILMAYLGINRASKWDEFQKALSYYSAPSQNFVYADVDGNIGYTAPGRFPIRRPGHTGLYPVPGTGEWDWQGFVPYEAWPRAFNPKEGYVVTANHRVTPPGYPYTLALEWAEPYRARRIEEMLRAKPRLSLEDMKAVQLDQKSLLYQDFRPVLEALTPLSERGRTWRARLLAWDGTMAPSSEEALAFALWYTELTRLPEREVGEAHWDEPRYLLRAFKEGDKNCDQPGTEYQETCLDFAALALERALERKEALKAKTWGEVHRATFAHPVLSHTPLSRLSDREVAFGGDRYTVNVGPFDPATLRMTKGPSYRQIVDLADPEASLFVHPMGQSGHLLAPHAADLLPLWARGEYLPMRFAEPPRRQLVLEPLR
- a CDS encoding AAA family ATPase is translated as MQVRAVQWFTPPISPSPPRPFFGQERALRALEDALRLKAHAYLVGPSGLGKRHHLEALLRTRPVEALELVYLPLGGEGVPALLPPGAGRELLEGVEALLGEFSPALFRERAFLYAKALAEARHRKEAEELLEELSEEARRHGYVLEEEEEGLRLSGKGPLPAELSLKLEETVLAYLEAAQRAQAEVAALRRAFAERLLAPRVGRLKEGFPQVGRYLDWLLERLLLAAALEEEVAAEEVLPRLLVEGPSRLVFEPLPTPERLFGHLEYEQKDGGLSTHLGLLQPGALLRATGGFLVLEAAKLLEYGSYPLLKQALRQKEVEPVKRLEAKGPRIKPAPLTAQVFLVGPPEVFAFLEEDEEFLELFGVRVEFSPDLPYTRENAAQLGGFLEAQGVRLTPGGLAALVDEARRQAEHLERMDARLFRLLDLAKEAQTHQDPVDREGVEKALRAREERFALEEETYRREVEEGVLSLTTQGLAVGEINGLVVLEGPIPQGRVVRITARAAPGREGVLSIDREVGLGGQLFHKAVLTLAGYLRGTYSEVGALSATVSLVFEQNYGGLEGDSAGLAELLAVLSAISGLPLRQDLAVTGAIDQTGRVLAVGRVAEKVEGFYRLCRLQGLTGTQGVVLPEANLRHLTLRREVVEAVEGGEFHLYAVKNVDQAIELLFGMRAQGFMGFHARVKEALAHFQALENGHEQEE
- the glgC gene encoding glucose-1-phosphate adenylyltransferase, yielding MKPRVLGMILAGGQGSRLYPLTAKRAKPAVPFGAKYRIIDFVLNNFVNSGIYSIYVLTQFKAQSLTEHIQRYWRFGAFLEDHFILLVPAQMYRYEELGPVWYRGTADAIYQNLHLVQNHAPEAVAVFGGDHIFKMNIMHMVEYHLEKRADVTIAAYPVPLAEASRFGVLQVDPEWRITEFQEKPKEPRPIPNRPDWALASMGNYIFRTEALFELLEADAKDTTSSHDFGKDVIPRALKEGYRVYAYDFRRNPIPGQEGENTYWRDVGTLDAYFEASMDLVKVVPEFDLFNPEWPLRTANLFSPPAKFVHETGERVGRALNSLLAGGVIVSGGTVRESVLFRRVRVNSYSLVERSVLFDDVEVGRYCRIRNAIIDKNVKIPPHTEIGYDLEQDRARGFTVTPEGVVVVPKGYRF